The bacterium region GCTGGGTGGCGCTGATCGAGACCGTTACTACGAAGCACACCGGTGACGTTGTTACCGACAAGACAAAATCCATCGAGGCTCAGCTAGCGGGGAGCGGCCAACCCGAATGATGTCGGCCCAGGAGGCGCTCGGGCGTCTGCGCGAGGGCAATCGGAGGTTCGCGGCGGGCCGCAGGCTCGGAGACACGTTGTCGAGTCCTTCGCGGAGAGCCGAGGTGGCCAAGGGGCAGGAGCCCATTGCGGTCATCCTCGGCTGTTCGGATTCGCGCGTGCCGGCCGACATCGTGTTCGACCAGGGACTCGGAGATCTTTTCGTCGTAAGGGTCGCCGGGAATATCGCGGCGCTCTCGCAAATCGGCAGCGTCGAGTTTGCCGTATCCAAGCTCGGAGTTCGGCTCGTCGTGGTGCTGGGGCACTCCCATTGCGGAGCCGTTACGGCCGCGTTGGAGGAGCTTGAGCAGCCGACGGAGAGGCGCTCGGAGGGCCTGGACTCGATCCTCGATCGGATTCGTCCCTCGGTCGAGCAGGCTTTGGTGAACGGACCGCCCGCGGCCGGGGCCGCGCTGGTTGGCCACGCTGTTCGCGCCAACATCAGCGCTCAGGTTCGCCGGCTTCAACACGGCTCCGAGACTGTGAAGCGACTGATTCGGGAAGAAGGGCTCAGGGTCGTCGGCGCCGAGTATTCGCTGGAGACGGGGCTGGTCGAGTTCTTCGAGGGAGAGCTCGGATAGGCCTGTGGAGGAAGCAGCGAGTACAACGGGAGAGCCTCGACGATGCGTATAGAAAGGAGCCTGGTTCTTCCTCAAGCTCTGGTCTTGGCGCTTCTCTACGTAGGTCTGAATCGACTGATCCTGCTCGCGGTACTGGTTCGCTATCCGCCCAATCCGGGCCATGCCCCGAATGTCACCGCCCACCTCGCTTTCTGGGAGTTCTGGTTCGTGCAGCACGGTGGGCTCGCGTCGGTCCAGAAATCGCT contains the following coding sequences:
- a CDS encoding carbonic anhydrase; this translates as MMSAQEALGRLREGNRRFAAGRRLGDTLSSPSRRAEVAKGQEPIAVILGCSDSRVPADIVFDQGLGDLFVVRVAGNIAALSQIGSVEFAVSKLGVRLVVVLGHSHCGAVTAALEELEQPTERRSEGLDSILDRIRPSVEQALVNGPPAAGAALVGHAVRANISAQVRRLQHGSETVKRLIREEGLRVVGAEYSLETGLVEFFEGELG